A single window of Aspergillus puulaauensis MK2 DNA, chromosome 5, nearly complete sequence DNA harbors:
- a CDS encoding ankyrin repeat domain-containing protein (COG:T;~EggNog:ENOG410PJQ6;~InterPro:IPR002110,IPR020683,IPR036770;~PFAM:PF13857,PF12796,PF00023,PF13637,PF13606;~go_function: GO:0005515 - protein binding [Evidence IEA]): MAIPHILGLPMELIYLIFQEFSPKEVVPFAQTSQTALALSLSIVDLGEVFKWACEDNNEQAMNFVLPSILHAMEKDPGMVFDALANACRCRKVKAVQLLIKAGVPVELPRGLSRYSLGPRFYNTPLGCAMRDPDPEVLDLLLDLGVNISTAVIHYSDPLAPYIPNPAPLHHAVMHGFIQLVRILLARGVDANQHDRFHRSMLSLAADYGHVEIVKLLLSRGADVQSTDYKGRAALSYATDRGYLAIVHLLLDAGAQINAADKNGCTPLMRAVLKNHDGLVRQLVQRGADIHMENKRGRTALSLAASPNLAQIVQYLASRGADANHVSRSGRSPMCYAEERKRKEAIKALEAAGCRRTRCWRWRGRHQEHLWNCNSDADDAN; encoded by the coding sequence ATGGCTATTCCCCACATACTTGGGCTCCCCATGGAGCTTATCTACCTGATTTTCCAGGAGTTTTCGCCAAAAGAGGTGGTACCCTTTGCCCAAACATCACAAAccgctctcgctctctccctATCGATCGTTGACCTGGGAGAGGTGTTCAAATGGGCCTGTGAAGACAATAATGAGCAAGCGATGAATTTTGTCCTCCCTAGTATTCTGCATGCAATGGAGAAAGATCCGGGTATGGTATTCGACGCCCTGGCGAACGCCTGCAGATGCCGCAAGGTTAAGGCTGTACAGCTCTTAATTAAAGCCGGTGTCCCTGTCGAGCTGCCAAGAGGGCTCTCTCGGTACAGTTTGGGGCCGCGGTTTTATAACACGCCTCTTGGTTGCGCCATGAGAGACCCCGATCCCGAAGTTCTGGATCTACTTCTCGACCTCGGTGTCAATATCAGCACCGCTGTAATCCATTATTCGGACCCACTAGCTCCATATATACCAAACCCAGCCCCACTGCACCATGCAGTAATGCATGGATTTATACAACTGGTTCGTATCCTCTTGGCTCGCGGTGTCGACGCAAATCAGCACGATCGGTTCCACAGATCCATGTTGTCACTGGCCGCCGACTACGGCCACGTCGAGATAGTCAAGCTCTTGCTTTCTCGCGGTGCTGATGTCCAGTCAACTGATTACAAGGGCAGGGCCGCTTTATCATACGCCACGGATCGGGGGTATCTGGCCATTGTTCATCTTTTACTAGACGCCGGGGCCCAGATTAATGCTGCCGACAAAAACGGCTGTACACCGTTGATGCGCGCCGTCTTGAAAAACCACGATGGGCTTGTGAGACAGCTCGTGCAGCGCGGAGCAGACATCCACATGGAAAACAAGCGTGGCCGCACTGCGCTATCCCTCGCAGCAAGTCCAAACCTTGCCCAGATAGTGCAGTATCTTGCGAGCCGGGGGGCGGATGCAAATCATGTCTCTCGGAGCGGGCGAAGTCCCATGTGCTATgcggaggaaagaaagaggaaagaagcaatCAAGGCTCTCGAGGCAGCGGGCTGTCGACGAACCCGctgttggagatggcgtgGCCGTCACCAGGAGCATTTATGGAATTGCAACTCTGATGCCGACGACGCAAACTAA